The Scyliorhinus torazame isolate Kashiwa2021f chromosome 17, sScyTor2.1, whole genome shotgun sequence genome includes a window with the following:
- the LOC140393772 gene encoding monocarboxylate transporter 1-like encodes MPSAVGGPQRYTPPDGGWGWAVVLACFISIGFSYAFPKAITVFFKEIKEIFNSTDSQVSWISSIMLAVMYAGGPISSILVNRYGSRPVVLMGGMLASSGMIMASFCRNIVQLYFCIGVVGGLGLAFNLQPALTMIGKYFYKKRPLANGLAMAGSPVVLSTLAPLNQYLFDNYSWRGGFLILGGILLNCCVAGSLMRPIRPQQTTASKSPVDPKHEADAKSDLLTSETKPKLTILQTISNYMDLSLFKHRGFLIYLSGNVIMFFGLFAPLVFLSSYAKNMGIDEYKAAFLLSILAFVDMFARPSMGLLANTKWVRPKIQYFFSFSIFYNGVCHIMMPLAKDYIGLVIYTIFFGFAFGMLSSVLFETLMDIVGAQRFSSAVGLVTIVECCPVLLGPPLLGLLKDAYNNFGYVYFACGAVLIVASIYLFIGNAINYHLLEKERRAEEQNSKHEATIDLNETKPDISSTGQEKQDGSAEQDTSI; translated from the exons ATGCCTTCAGCTGTGGGTGGACCCCAGCGGTACACCCCCCCAGATGGTGGATGGGGCTGGGCTGTGGTGCTGGCATGTTTCATTTCCATCGGATTCTCTTACGCTTTCCCCAAagccatcactgttttcttcaaggaaATCAAGGAGATCTTCAATTCCACCGACAGCCAGGTGTCCTGGATTTCCTCCATAATGTTGGCGGTGATGTATGCTGGAG GTCCCATCAGCAGTATCCTGGTGAACAGATATGGAAGTCGGCCTGTGGTGCTAATGGGCGGGATGTTGGCGAGCTCGGGAATGATCATGGCTTCATTCTGCAGAAACATTGTGCAGCTTTACTTCTGTATAGGAGTGGTTGGGG GGCTCGGACTCGCCTTCAACTTGCAACCAGCGCTGACTATGATTGGCAAATACTTCTACAAGAAACGCCCCTTGGCTAATGGGCTAGCGATGGCCGGAAGCCCAGTGGTTCTCAGCACTCTGGCTCCTCTTAACCAGTATCTCTTTGACAACTACTCATGGAGAGGGGGCTTCCTGATCCTGGGGGGAATCCTGCTCAACTGCTGTGTGGCCGGGTCCCTCATGCGCCCTATACGTCCTCAGCAGACCACTGCATCCAAATCACCAGTGGACCCCAAGCATGAGGCTGATGCAAAATCTGACCTTCTGACCAGTGAAACCAAACCAAAGCTCACCATTCTCCAAACCATCAGTAACTACATGGACCTCTCACTCTTCAAGCACAGAGGCTTTCTGATCTACCTGTCTGGCAATGTCATCATGTTCTTCGGTCTATTTGCACCCCTGGTCTTCTTGTCCTCTTATGCTAAGAATATGGGCATTGATGAGTACAAAGCAGCTTTCCTCCTCTCCATCCTGGCCTTTGTGGACATGTTTGCCCGGCCATCCATGGGACTCCTCGCCAACACCAAATGGGTGAGGCCTAAGATCCAATACTTTTTCTCCTTCTCCATCTTCTACAACGGGGTCTGCCACATCATGATGCCCTTGGCAAAGGACTATATTGGTCTGGTGATCTACACCATCTTCTTCGGGTTTGCCTTTGGCATGCTGAGCTCCGTACTATTCGAGACCTTGATGGACATTGTGGGGGCACAGAGGTTCTCCAGCGCTGTGGGACTGGTGACCATAGTGGAGTGTTGTCCCGTATTACTGGGACCTCCTCTCCTAG GCCTGCTGAAGGACGCATACAATAACTTTGGCTATGTGTACTTCGCGTGCGGAGCGGTTTTGATCGTCGCAAGTATCTACTTGTTCATCGGCAATGCGATAAACTACCATCTCCTCGAGAAGGAGAGGCGAGCGGAAGAGCAGAATTCGAAACACGAAGCGACGATTGACTTGAACGAGACCAAACCAGACATTTCATCCACGGGGCAAGAAAAGCAAGATGGAAGCGCGGAGCAGGACACATCTATTTGA